GCCGAACTCATTTTGATGTAACCATTCATGGGCAATGGTATAGCCTATACCAGTTAGCACAGTCAGAAATAAGGGTAGGCATAAAATAATCGCAATCTGGCGATGGTAGCGCCGAAACATCCTATTCATAAACAATTTCTCAAGGATTAACTTTCAGGTTATCAGGTTTGTAGGGTGTTGAAATGGGAATGTGAATCACAAACTCCGTTCCTTCTCCCTGTATAGAATTTACCTCCAGACTACCTCCATGTTTTTCTACAATAATTTGCCGGGCGATCGCTAGTCTTAATTCTGTACCTTTACCTACAACTTTAGTTGTAAATAAATCCTCAAAAATCTTATCTTTGACTTCATCAGACATTCCCACGCCATTATCAACAATGCGAATAACTACCTGCTGGTTATTGTTAAGTCCAGTGCTGATGCGAATTAGGGGTTTAGTCAAGAGTCCATAGTCTATAGTCAATAGTTCAGAATTGTTGACCGTTGACTGTTGACTGTTGACTATTGACTCCTCTAATGAATCAATGGCATTTGCTAGTAAATTCATCAACACCTGATTCAATTGACCAGGAAAACATTCTATTAGAGGTATATTGCCGTATTCTGTGATTACTTGAATAGCTGGATGAGTCGTTGATGCATTTAAACGGTGCTGAAAAATCAAAATCGTGCTGTCTATTCCTTCATGAATATTATAAGGAACTTTATTTTCTTTATCTGCTCTCAAAAAACTCTGCAAACTATGAGTAATATCGCCAATATGGTCAAGACCTAGCTTCATTGATGAAATCAGTTTTGGTAAATCATCTCGTAAAGAATCTAGGTTAATTGCTGTAATTTCAACACCAGGATGGGTAAATTTTTGCTGATAGAGGTCGATGAGGTGAAATAAATCCTCAACTAAGTCAATAGCAGCTTGGATATTATTAGCAATTAACTCTACAGGATAGTTAATTTCGTGAGCGACACCTGCAACTAAATTTACTAATGCAGATATTTTCTCACTTTGTACTAATTGCAGTTGCATTTGCTGCAAATCTCTCATGTGATTTTCTATTGTTTGGGCATAATTTTGAGATTCTTGATAGAGACAGGCATTTTCTAAGGATATAGCAACTTGCGAACAAAGTAGCTTGATAACCGTGAGGCGATCGCTTGTAAATACTCCTACAGTCAAATTATTTTCTAAATAAAGAATGCCAATCAATTTTTCTTGATGCAGAATTGGATAACACAGCAAACTTTTAGGTTTTTCTCGGATAATATATGAGTCATAAGCTAAGAAATTATCCACGGTTGCATTATCGATTAACAAGAATTCTAATGTGTGCTTCACATAGTTAATCACAGTCAAGGGAATGTCTTGACTTAATTCAATGGGAATAGATTGCAAAACATTTGGTGTTGTCTGAACTGTTGCAATTGCCTCTATTACCCAACTATTATCCTGAAGTAGAATCAAAGCTGATTTTTTAGCTCCTGTATTTTCCATTACTAATTGCATGAATTTAGAAAGCAACTTGTCAATTTGAATTTCCCTAGACAGTGCTTGAGAGGCTTTGAGTACACTTGCCAAATCCAGAATTTCTGAAGTGCTAGTACTACTGGAAGAGATGGTTGTGCCATTGCTAAAAGTAGAGAGATAAAAGCTGCTGAAAGTCGAAATTGAATCCGTGGAATTGAGGCGAATTTTCTCCCATTGTAGTATGGGAGCGAGTAATTGAGGATAGCGTTTTTCTAAGTCATCAACTTTTGCTTTAGCACCCAAAAGGGCATAACAATAGTAGGCATTCATCAAGTAGTTTTGGGCAATTTGCTCTCTTTGACATGTTAAATAGAAGTTAGTAGCTAGTTCGTGGATCAGGGCTTCTTCTTGGATATAAGCATTTTCTTTAGCTTTGGCAAGGGCGCGATCGTATTGTTCAGATGCTTCCCATCTTTGCCCAAGCACTCGTGCTTTCTCTGCCTCTACTAACATGTAACGATGCTGATTGTTCATTGGTGCATGATCTGCCCAAAATTTCATTTTTTGTTGGTTAATTTCAACTTGCTCTAGATACTTTTGTTGTTCACTAAGTTCTACCTGGGTATAGTGAGCGAGGAGTGCCAATGAATGATAGAAGTTAAGAATCACAACCTGCATAAAACCAAATGCCGAACCTGCCTGTTCATTGGCTAACTTTACATGTTCTAAAGCCTGAATATAATCTCCAAAGTAATAACACAGAATTGTTTTAGCCACATAAAAAATGAACAGCACTGTACCACTTTTGGCTGCAATTAAACGTGGCAGTATTTGAGCTTCGTCGAAGCTTTCACCAATCAATAAACAATGATTTGCAGATAACCCTTGGAAATTTAAACCTAGTTGTCGCCATACTTGAGAAAAATGGATGGGTATTTCTTGTTTAATTTTGATGGAAATATCTATATATGTTGCTTGTTGCTTAACAACTGATTCCAAGTTATCCGCTGAAAAAAATAGATAACTACACAAGTTGGCAGCACAATAACCACCCCATTCAATATCACCAGTATCCAACCCACTTTGCACTCCTTCTTGTAGAGGTTGAATACTGTTTTTAGTATGCTCTTTCCAGGTTCTAATGTTAGAATTGAACAAGTTATAAACTTTTGCTTTTAGTTCTTGAGCATTAAACTTATCCAACAGCTTTAAAGCAATATTTCCAGCATGATATCCATCGCTTAACTTGCCAATACCAGCTAGTAACAAGCCATAAAAACCATAGGCAAAGGCAGATAAAGCTGAATTACCATGTTCAATGCAGAGATTGACCATTGTGATGATCAGTTGAGGAAAAATTTCTGGTTTAGCCATAAAAACAGGGGCACACAGAATTTTCAAAATCTCCATTGCTGATAGTTTATAGGGGTCAGTCATCACCAAGAAGTTTTCGATATCAGCTATATTTGGTAATTCAACTACTAAGCTTTCATCCCCTGCTAAATTCACCAGATTAATACCTAATTTTTCTAAAACTTGCAGCCCCATCTCAATTGCTTTAACCATCTCTAATTTAGATATACAAATCTGCATTTGAGCTTCGTATAATTGAACTTGGTCAAGCAGTGTTTGTGTGTTTTGTAGAGCAATTTTAATCAGCTTGCTAGAACTGTCAAAGTTACCGTTTAAATATTCTGCTTCTGCGGATGCAATGTAGAGTTTCAAAGTCAACTCATACTGAGTGTGCCAACTGTCATCCGCCAGCATTTCTAACCCAGTATTTAGATACCTAACTGCTGTCTCATAAGCTGTAGCTGATTTAGCTTTATGTCCTGCTATCCAATTGAGTTGAGCTAGTTCATTTTTCTCTAACTGATCAGTAATTAAATCCGCTCCCATATTCAGCTGATTAACCAATGCAAAGATATTCTCTTCCCGTTTTTTAGGAGAGATATTTTTTAACAGTACTTGTCCAATTTTTAAGTGCGTTACCTTTTTTTGGTTTTCCGGAATTAGCAGATATGCAGCTTGTTGTACACGGTCATGCAGAAATCTGTAAGCAACTGTCACTTTTGTATTTTCAGTAGTCAGTAATTGAAGTTCACTGATGACTGATGATTGAATATTGACATCAGATTGCAAAAACTTATAAATTTCACTAGTGGGAATAATCAGTCCTTCTTGTAAGGCCCTCCACAAATCGGCTGCTGTTTCTAAAAGAGATTTTTCATTGACAATTGCTAAAGTCACTAAATCAAATTGGTTGCCAATACAAGCAGCTAATTTCAAGACTTCCACAGTGGATTCTGATAATTTTAGCAATTTAATTGCTAAAAAATCAACGATATTATCAGTAATTGCTAATGCTTTGATCTGAGCAATATCACATTGCCAGTAACCCTCCTCAAAGTTAAAATTAATTAAATTTTCTTCGTGGAGGTACTTCAGAAAATGATTAGCAAATAAGGGATTACCTTGAGCTTTTTGATATACCAGTTGCGTTAGTGGTAAGGAAATTTGTAGAGAACAGTTAAGAGTATCAGCAATGAGTTGGTTTAAATCTGGCTCCAGGAGTGGAGCTAAAGTAATACTATTAATGATAGCTCCGAAATTTTGAATTTCTTCTAGCGTCATCTTTAACGGATGTGTAGTCGAAACTTCATTATCACGATAGGCACCAATTAATAATAGATAGCAAGTATCATTTTTGCTCATCAGCAGTTGCATTAACTTGAGAGATGCTGAATCTACCCATTGCAAATCATCGAGAAAAATTACTAAAGGATGCTGTTTAGAAGTGAAAACTTGGATAAATTTCTGAAATAATAAATCGAAGCGATTTTGGGCAGCATTCCATGACAGTTGCGGCACAGGGGGTTGCGTCCCGATAATTTTCTCTAGTTCGGGGATAACGTCAATGATGACTTGTCCATTTTCCCCCAATGCTGCTAATATCTTTGTTTTCCACTGTTGTAGTTGGGCATCATTTTCACTGAGTAATTGCCCAATTAGGTCGCGGAAAGCTTGCACAAAACCAGAAAAGGGAATATTGCGCTGGAATTGGTCATATTTTCCTTTGATAAAATAACCCCGCTGTCGCACGATAGGTTTGTGGACTTCCTTAACTACGGCAGTTTTACCAATACCAGAGAAACCTGCTACTAACATCATTTCTGTGTTTCCCTTGACCACCCGGTCGAATGCTGCGAGTAAGGTTTCTACTTCTGCTTCCCGACCATAGAGTTTTTCGGGGATGATAAAGCGATCGCAAATATCCCGAACTCCTAAGTTAAAATCTTTGATACTGCCAGTCTGTTGCCACTGATGCTGACAAGTTTCTAAGTCATACTTCAACCCCAAAGCAGTCTGATAGCGGTCTTCGGCATTTTTCGCCATCAATTTGCTGATAATACCAGACAGAATTGGCGGAATATCAGGATTTATCATATGCACTTGTGGAGGAAGCATAGCCAAGTGACAATACACCAACTCCATCGGTTCAT
Above is a window of Nostoc sp. UHCC 0702 DNA encoding:
- a CDS encoding AAA family ATPase, translated to MVSLTGYQMHELIYSGSRTLVHRGIRKSDHQPVIIKLLRREYATFKELIRFRNQYTIAKNLDIDGIIKPCSLEIYQKSYALVMEDLGDISLQEYAANHPLNLTDFFHIAIQIVLILDKLYRHRVIHKDIKPANILINPTSKEVRLIDFSIASLLNRETQTITSPHVLEGTLPYLSPEQTGRMNRGIDYRSDFYSLGVTFFELLTKELPFKCDEPMELVYCHLAMLPPQVHMINPDIPPILSGIISKLMAKNAEDRYQTALGLKYDLETCQHQWQQTGSIKDFNLGVRDICDRFIIPEKLYGREAEVETLLAAFDRVVKGNTEMMLVAGFSGIGKTAVVKEVHKPIVRQRGYFIKGKYDQFQRNIPFSGFVQAFRDLIGQLLSENDAQLQQWKTKILAALGENGQVIIDVIPELEKIIGTQPPVPQLSWNAAQNRFDLLFQKFIQVFTSKQHPLVIFLDDLQWVDSASLKLMQLLMSKNDTCYLLLIGAYRDNEVSTTHPLKMTLEEIQNFGAIINSITLAPLLEPDLNQLIADTLNCSLQISLPLTQLVYQKAQGNPLFANHFLKYLHEENLINFNFEEGYWQCDIAQIKALAITDNIVDFLAIKLLKLSESTVEVLKLAACIGNQFDLVTLAIVNEKSLLETAADLWRALQEGLIIPTSEIYKFLQSDVNIQSSVISELQLLTTENTKVTVAYRFLHDRVQQAAYLLIPENQKKVTHLKIGQVLLKNISPKKREENIFALVNQLNMGADLITDQLEKNELAQLNWIAGHKAKSATAYETAVRYLNTGLEMLADDSWHTQYELTLKLYIASAEAEYLNGNFDSSSKLIKIALQNTQTLLDQVQLYEAQMQICISKLEMVKAIEMGLQVLEKLGINLVNLAGDESLVVELPNIADIENFLVMTDPYKLSAMEILKILCAPVFMAKPEIFPQLIITMVNLCIEHGNSALSAFAYGFYGLLLAGIGKLSDGYHAGNIALKLLDKFNAQELKAKVYNLFNSNIRTWKEHTKNSIQPLQEGVQSGLDTGDIEWGGYCAANLCSYLFFSADNLESVVKQQATYIDISIKIKQEIPIHFSQVWRQLGLNFQGLSANHCLLIGESFDEAQILPRLIAAKSGTVLFIFYVAKTILCYYFGDYIQALEHVKLANEQAGSAFGFMQVVILNFYHSLALLAHYTQVELSEQQKYLEQVEINQQKMKFWADHAPMNNQHRYMLVEAEKARVLGQRWEASEQYDRALAKAKENAYIQEEALIHELATNFYLTCQREQIAQNYLMNAYYCYALLGAKAKVDDLEKRYPQLLAPILQWEKIRLNSTDSISTFSSFYLSTFSNGTTISSSSTSTSEILDLASVLKASQALSREIQIDKLLSKFMQLVMENTGAKKSALILLQDNSWVIEAIATVQTTPNVLQSIPIELSQDIPLTVINYVKHTLEFLLIDNATVDNFLAYDSYIIREKPKSLLCYPILHQEKLIGILYLENNLTVGVFTSDRLTVIKLLCSQVAISLENACLYQESQNYAQTIENHMRDLQQMQLQLVQSEKISALVNLVAGVAHEINYPVELIANNIQAAIDLVEDLFHLIDLYQQKFTHPGVEITAINLDSLRDDLPKLISSMKLGLDHIGDITHSLQSFLRADKENKVPYNIHEGIDSTILIFQHRLNASTTHPAIQVITEYGNIPLIECFPGQLNQVLMNLLANAIDSLEESIVNSQQSTVNNSELLTIDYGLLTKPLIRISTGLNNNQQVVIRIVDNGVGMSDEVKDKIFEDLFTTKVVGKGTELRLAIARQIIVEKHGGSLEVNSIQGEGTEFVIHIPISTPYKPDNLKVNP